A single region of the Nicotiana sylvestris chromosome 6, ASM39365v2, whole genome shotgun sequence genome encodes:
- the LOC104211150 gene encoding subtilisin-like protease SBT1.4, with amino-acid sequence MASISVLSFFFIVISFCLTPVTISVQSDGHETFIIHVSKSDKPRVFTTHHHWYSSIIRSVSQHPSKILYTYKRAAVGFSAHLTAAQADQLRRIPGVISVLPDEVRHLHTTHTPTFLGLADSFGLWPNSDYADDVIVGVLDTGIWPERPSFSDEGLSPVPSSWKGKCVTGPDFPETSCNKKIIGAQMFYKGYEAKHGPMDESKESKSPRDTEGHGTHTASTAAGSVVANASFYQYAKGEARGMAIKARIAAYKICWKNGCFNSDILAAMDQAVDDGVHVISLSVGANGYAPHYLYDSIAIGAFGASEHGVLVSCSAGNSGPGAYTAVNIAPWMLTVGASTIDREFPADVILGDNRIFGGVSLYSGNPLADAKLPVVYSGDCGSKYCYPGKLDPKKVAGKIVLCDRGGNARVEKGSAVKQAGGVGMILANLADSGEELVADSHLLPATMVGQKAGDKIRHYVKSDPAPTATIVFRGTVIGKSPAAPRVAAFSSRGPNHLTPEILKPDVIAPGVNILAGWTGSVGPTDLDIDTRRVEFNIISGTSMSCPHVSGLAALLRRAHPKWTPAAVKSALMTTAYNLDNSGKVFTDLATGQESTPFVHGSGHVDPNRALDPGLVYDIETSDYVNFLCSIGYDGTDVAVFARDSSRVNCSERSLATPGDLNYPSFSVVFTGETNGVVKYKRVVKNVGKNTDAVYEVKVNAPSSVEVSVSPAKLVFSEEKQSLSYEISLKGKSSGDLEMVKGIESAFGSIEWSDGIHNVRSPIAVRWRHYSAASI; translated from the coding sequence ATGGCGTCAATTTCCGTTCTTTCATTCTTTTTCATTGTTATCTCTTTCTGCCTCACTCCGGTGACCATTTCCGTCCAATCCGACGGTCATGAAACTTTCATCATTCACGTTTCCAAATCCGATAAGCCCCGTGTTTTCACCACCCACCACCATTGGTACTCCTCCATCATCCGATCCGTTTCTCAACACCCTTCTAAAATCCTCTACACCTATAAACGTGCCGCCGTGGGCTTCTCCGCGCACCTCACAGCCGCTCAGGCTGATCAGCTCCGCCGTATTCCAGGTGTAATCTCCGTCCTTCCCGACGAAGTACGCCACCTCCACACCACCCATACCCCTACCTTCTTGGGACTTGCTGACTCTTTCGGTCTTTGGCCCAACTCCGATTACGCTGATGATGTCATCGTCGGAGTTCTGGATACGGGTATATGGCCGGAAAGACCGAGTTTCTCCGACGAGGGTCTCTCTCCGGTTCCTTCAAGTTGGAAAGGGAAATGCGTTACTGGACCGGATTTTCCTGAAACCTCATGTAATAAAAAAATCATAGGCGCTCAAATGTTTTACAAAGGGTATGAAGCTAAACATGGCCCAATGGATGAATCAAAAGAATCAAAATCGCCAAGAGATACTGAAGGACATGGAACACATACAGCATCAACAGCAGCTGGTTCTGTAGTGGCAAATGCTAGCTTTTACCAATATGCCAAAGGTGAAGCTAGAGGTATGGCTATAAAAGCAAGAATAGCTGCTTACAAGATTTGCTGGAAAAATGGTTGTTTTAATTCTGATATATTGGCTGCCATGGATCAAGCTGTTGATGATGGTGTCCATGTGATTTCACTTTCCGTTGGGGCTAACGGTTATGCTCCACATTATCTCTATGATTCTATTGCAATTGGAGCTTTTGGAGCATCCGAACATGGTGTTCTCGTCTCATGTTCAGCTGGAAATTCTGGTCCCGGAGCTTATACGGCAGTGAACATTGCCCCGTGGATGCTCACTGTTGGTGCTTCAACTATAGATCGTGAGTTCCCTGCAGATGTTATTTTAGGAGATAATAGAATATTTGGTGGTGTTTCATTGTACTCCGGCAATCCTTTGGCCGATGCCAAATTGCCGGTTGTTTATTCCGGCGACTGTGGTAGCAAATACTGTTATCCAGGAAAGCTAGACCCTAAAAAAGTCGCAGGAAAAATTGTTTTGTGCGATAGGGGAGGCAACGCTAGGGTTGAAAAAGGGAGTGCAGTGAAGCAGGCAGGCGGAGTAGGGATGATACTCGCTAATTTGGCTGACTCCGGCGAAGAACTCGTCGCCGATTCACATCTTCTCCCGGCGACGATGGTCGGTCAAAAAGCTGGAGACAAAATAAGACACTACGTAAAGTCTGATCCTGCACCGACGGCGACAATCGTGTTCAGAGGAACCGTGATAGGAAAATCACCGGCGGCGCCACGTGTAGCGGCGTTCTCGAGCCGAGGACCTAATCATTTGACGCCGGAGATTCTTAAACCGGATGTTATTGCACCTGGAGTTAACATTTTGGCCGGTTGGACCGGATCTGTTGGACCGACCGATTTGGATATTGACACGAGAAGAGTAGAATTTAATATTATTTCTGGAACTTCAATGTCGTGCCCTCACGTTAGTGGATTGGCTGCTTTACTTAGACGGGCCCACCCAAAGTGGACCCCAGCAGCGGTAAAGTCAGCACTTATGACAACAGCTTACAATTTGGACAATTCTGGTAAAGTATTTACAGATCTTGCCACTGGCCAAGAATCTACTCCATTCGTTCATGGATCAGGTCATGTAGATCCGAACCGAGCATTGGATCCGGGTTTGGTTTACGATATCGAGACTAGCGATTACGTGAATTTCCTATGCTCCATTGGCTATGACGGCACCGATGTCGCCGTGTTCGCGAGAGATTCTTCTCGAGTGAATTGCAGTGAACGAAGTTTGGCTACTCCGGGAGACCTGAATTACCCGTCGTTCTCCGTTGTTTTTACCGGTGAGACTAACGGTGTGGTAAAATACAAGCGGGTGGTGAAGAATGTAGGGAAAAACACAGATGCTGTGTATGAAGTGAAGGTGAACGCGCCGTCGTCGGTGGAGGTGAGTGTATCACCGGCGAAGCTTGTATTCAGTGAGGAAAAGCAAAGTTTGTCGTATGAGATTAGCTTAAAGGGTAAAAGCAGTGGTGATTTGGAGATGGTGAAGGGGATTGAATCTGCATTTGGGTCGATTGAGTGGAGTGATGGTATTCACAATGTGAGAAGCCCAATTGCAGTGCGTTGGCGTCACTATTCTGCGGCATCCATTTGA